The following proteins are co-located in the candidate division TA06 bacterium genome:
- a CDS encoding septum formation initiator family protein — protein MNRSAKNKKFRQKLVLALVLGATGVVVISFGLGNYGWIKMLKLHKRQAYLKRQIIVSLAHNEILKREIRLVQENRLFIEALVRENLGMVRPGEVSYRFYSSDSLKGKR, from the coding sequence ATGAACCGCTCGGCCAAAAATAAAAAATTCCGCCAAAAGCTAGTTCTGGCTCTGGTCCTGGGAGCCACCGGGGTGGTGGTGATTTCCTTCGGCCTGGGGAATTACGGCTGGATCAAGATGTTGAAGCTGCATAAACGGCAGGCCTATTTAAAAAGGCAGATCATCGTCAGCCTGGCCCACAACGAGATCCTGAAGCGGGAGATCCGGTTGGTTCAGGAAAACCGGCTGTTCATAGAGGCCCTGGTGCGGGAAAACCTGGGAATGGTCCGGCCCGGAGAGGTCTCCTACCGCTTTTATTCCTCGGACTCCCTGAAGGGGAAACGTTAG
- a CDS encoding MBL fold metallo-hydrolase → MQITHYGVRGSIPAPGKDTVGFGGNTTCVEVVTSKGQRLIIDCGTGIRKLGLNLLKEKDIPEIPIFVTHVHWDHIQGLPFFLPIYMSRFKIRFLGAKESFGRLYSTLYDQMDGYVFPAKLQEVQSNINYQVVDDDEGFNLGQIHCDIIRNNHPVPTYGVKIHDNGKTFCFLTDNELKIDKPQTEYKRFVEFCGGADLLIHDAQYTEDDMEKTRGWGHSTFLEVIKLAEDAGVKSLGFHHHDPERNDRQLEQIIGEIKANTKIHIFGAREGEKLEI, encoded by the coding sequence ATGCAGATTACCCATTACGGGGTGCGGGGATCGATTCCGGCGCCGGGGAAGGATACCGTAGGTTTCGGAGGCAACACCACCTGCGTGGAGGTGGTTACCTCCAAGGGCCAGCGGCTGATAATAGACTGCGGCACCGGCATCCGCAAACTGGGCTTGAATCTCTTGAAGGAAAAGGATATTCCCGAAATCCCGATCTTCGTGACCCACGTCCACTGGGATCACATCCAGGGTCTGCCTTTCTTCCTGCCGATCTACATGTCCCGCTTCAAAATCCGTTTTTTGGGGGCCAAGGAAAGTTTTGGCCGGCTGTATTCCACCCTCTACGACCAGATGGACGGCTACGTTTTTCCCGCCAAGCTGCAGGAGGTGCAGTCCAACATCAACTACCAAGTGGTGGACGACGACGAAGGCTTCAACCTGGGCCAGATACACTGCGACATCATCCGCAACAACCACCCGGTGCCCACCTATGGGGTCAAGATCCACGACAACGGCAAGACCTTCTGTTTTTTGACCGACAACGAGCTGAAAATAGACAAACCCCAGACCGAGTATAAAAGATTCGTGGAATTCTGCGGTGGAGCCGACCTGCTAATCCACGACGCCCAGTACACCGAGGACGACATGGAAAAGACCCGGGGCTGGGGGCACTCCACTTTCCTGGAGGTGATCAAGCTGGCCGAGGACGCCGGGGTGAAGTCCCTGGGTTTCCACCACCACGACCCGGAGCGGAACGACCGGCAGCTGGAACAGATAATCGGAGAAATAAAGGCCAATACCAAGATCCACATATTCGGGGCCAGGGAAGGCGAAAAACTGGAGATCTAA
- a CDS encoding rubredoxin — protein sequence MEWRCSICGYVYDPNLGDPDSDIRPGIYFEYLPLDWICPECGAGKEVFEAVDDGFEDEEFVPRNML from the coding sequence ATGGAATGGCGATGTTCGATCTGCGGCTACGTCTACGATCCCAATCTGGGGGATCCGGACAGCGACATCAGACCGGGGATATATTTTGAATATCTTCCATTAGACTGGATCTGCCCCGAATGCGGGGCCGGCAAGGAGGTATTTGAAGCCGTAGACGATGGTTTTGAAGATGAGGAGTTCGTGCCCCGGAACATGCTCTGA
- a CDS encoding UDP-2,3-diacylglucosamine diphosphatase: protein MSRSFYFLSDVHLGAGDPGLERLKVSRLKKLFAIIKDQPGPLYILGDLFDFWFEYRTVVQSEHFEVLAEMLELRRAGVEITLLAGNHDYWTGSFLEQRLGMNIVKDDLTVELDGKKVLLCHGDGLDPSDRDYRILKAALRNPLNIRLFSLIHPDLAVSFAHWFSKVSRTHLTRDKYADQAPLERQAGRLFALGYQAVVFGHTHQPALKEKDGRVFLNLGDFFGNFTYAVYREGKFRLEKIVD from the coding sequence ATGTCAAGATCCTTTTACTTTTTATCTGACGTCCACCTGGGGGCGGGCGACCCCGGGTTGGAGCGACTTAAAGTTTCAAGGCTGAAGAAGCTTTTTGCCATAATCAAGGATCAGCCCGGCCCTTTATATATACTGGGCGACCTGTTCGATTTCTGGTTCGAGTACCGCACCGTGGTCCAGTCCGAACATTTTGAAGTATTGGCGGAAATGCTGGAACTGCGCCGGGCCGGGGTGGAGATCACCCTGCTGGCCGGCAACCACGATTACTGGACGGGATCTTTTCTGGAACAAAGGCTGGGGATGAACATCGTCAAAGATGATCTGACCGTTGAACTGGACGGCAAAAAAGTTTTGCTCTGCCACGGCGACGGCCTGGACCCGTCGGACCGGGATTACAGAATTTTGAAGGCGGCGTTGAGGAATCCTCTGAACATCCGTCTTTTCAGCCTGATCCACCCCGACCTGGCCGTCTCCTTCGCCCATTGGTTCTCAAAGGTTTCCCGCACTCATTTGACCAGGGATAAATACGCGGATCAGGCGCCTTTGGAACGTCAGGCCGGCAGGCTTTTCGCCCTGGGTTATCAGGCGGTGGTGTTCGGCCACACCCATCAGCCGGCCTTGAAGGAGAAGGACGGTCGTGTTTTTTTGAACCTGGGGGATTTTTTCGGCAATTTCACCTATGCCGTTTACCGGGAGGGAAAGTTCCGTCTGGAAAAAATCGTTGACTAG
- a CDS encoding 2-oxoacid:acceptor oxidoreductase family protein gives MEKLALDSAQNKLMVNSAACGVCFSLMEYDFDALADTLGDLFALKGDPVVEANIRAARAGYDQAEREFKGVCPYCALHQKVQQAKGRMLMTGSEAAGYGSLISGL, from the coding sequence TTGGAGAAACTGGCGCTGGATTCGGCCCAGAACAAGCTGATGGTCAACTCCGCGGCCTGCGGGGTGTGCTTCAGTCTGATGGAGTACGACTTTGACGCGCTGGCCGACACCCTGGGCGACCTGTTCGCTTTAAAAGGCGATCCGGTGGTGGAGGCCAACATCCGGGCGGCCCGGGCCGGGTACGACCAGGCCGAACGGGAATTCAAAGGTGTCTGCCCCTACTGCGCCCTGCACCAAAAAGTTCAGCAGGCCAAAGGCCGGATGCTTATGACCGGCAGCGAAGCGGCCGGTTACGGCAGCCTTATCTCAGGACTGTAG
- a CDS encoding PD40 domain-containing protein, giving the protein MSAIRFRIPAICLVLVLAALSCGRNAALDKGRQFLEIGDLGKAIEQFSKAVQDDPKQPLGHYYLAKSYCLTDSAVLARKEYGILSRLDYQAAQDTFLRQKVAVFSGLEPYALTRLTFSPGNDALPVLSPDGTKIAFSSKRDGNPEIYIMDASGQNPKRITNNPDLDYMPSFSPDGKSLAYISDRDGNNEIYLFDLQSQKERRMTANKFDDLFPRFSPDGGEIYFLSDRDGRYEIWRLVPGKAGQPQKMEMAGEDKGNINIFDISGGQFVYQQEQENQVFLKSRSLTGGDARQINCPSFRAGLPTILSPDGRYLLYTSSRQGNDEVYLYDRQTDQNLRLTVNPAEDVAFGMFPGQKTVLFDSQRDGDREIYLLHLDRLISTDQIIKAQGQ; this is encoded by the coding sequence ATGAGCGCTATAAGATTTAGAATCCCGGCCATCTGCCTGGTTCTGGTTCTGGCGGCCTTGAGCTGCGGTCGCAATGCGGCCCTGGACAAGGGCCGGCAGTTTCTGGAGATTGGCGACCTGGGCAAGGCTATTGAGCAGTTCTCTAAAGCCGTGCAGGACGACCCCAAGCAGCCTTTGGGCCATTACTATCTGGCCAAGTCCTATTGCCTGACCGATTCGGCAGTTTTGGCCCGCAAGGAGTACGGAATCTTAAGCCGGCTGGATTACCAGGCGGCCCAGGACACTTTTTTGCGGCAAAAAGTGGCGGTGTTCTCCGGCCTGGAGCCGTATGCCCTGACCCGGCTGACCTTTTCGCCGGGCAACGACGCCCTGCCGGTCCTCTCTCCCGACGGGACAAAAATCGCCTTTTCCAGCAAGCGGGACGGCAACCCCGAGATATATATCATGGATGCCTCCGGCCAAAACCCAAAACGGATCACCAATAATCCGGACCTTGACTACATGCCGTCTTTCAGTCCGGACGGGAAAAGCCTGGCCTATATCTCCGACCGGGACGGAAACAACGAGATATATCTTTTTGACCTGCAGTCCCAAAAAGAGCGGAGGATGACGGCAAACAAATTTGACGACCTATTTCCTAGATTTTCCCCGGACGGGGGCGAGATATATTTCCTAAGCGACCGCGACGGCCGTTACGAAATCTGGAGGCTGGTTCCGGGAAAGGCCGGCCAACCCCAGAAAATGGAGATGGCCGGCGAGGATAAAGGCAACATAAACATCTTCGACATCTCCGGAGGCCAGTTCGTTTATCAGCAGGAACAAGAAAACCAGGTGTTTCTTAAATCGCGGTCCTTGACCGGAGGAGATGCCAGGCAGATCAACTGCCCCTCGTTCCGGGCCGGATTACCCACGATACTCTCGCCTGATGGGAGATATCTGCTGTACACTTCTTCCCGCCAGGGCAACGACGAGGTTTATCTTTACGACCGCCAGACGGACCAAAATCTCCGGCTGACCGTCAATCCGGCCGAGGACGTGGCCTTCGGGATGTTTCCCGGCCAGAAGACGGTATTGTTTGATTCCCAGCGCGACGGCGACCGGGAGATATACCTGCTGCATTTGGACCGGCTGATATCAACAGACCAAATCATCAAGGCCCAGGGGCAATAA
- the eno gene encoding phosphopyruvate hydratase, translating to MSNITKIWARQIMDSRGNPTVEVDCRLVDGSFGRAAVPSGASTGQHEALELRDGDPKMFGGKGVKKAVDNVNKIIAPALTGMDAREQVKIDRTMIELDGTPAKSKLGANAVLGVSLAAAHAAASSSGLPLYRYLGGANAKTLPVPMMNFLNGGKHAGWNIEMQEFMIVPAGAKSFSQAIQMASETFAALTKILHKKGYPVTVGDEGGFAPPLKSNEEALQFLVEAIGQAGYKPGGEIFLAMDPASSEFFKDGSYQVGGKKLSPAEMVELYSSFASKYPLISLEDGLAEDDWDGWKLLTEKLGKNIQLIGDDLFVTNVKRLQTGLEKGVANSILIKFNQIGSLTETLDCISLARANRYTTVISHRSGETEDTTISQVAVATNAGQIKTGSISRSERVAKYNQLLRIEEELGGSAVYPGQSAFKQ from the coding sequence ATGTCAAACATCACAAAAATCTGGGCCCGCCAGATAATGGACTCCCGGGGCAACCCCACCGTGGAGGTGGACTGCCGCCTGGTGGACGGAAGCTTCGGCCGGGCCGCGGTGCCGTCGGGGGCCTCCACCGGCCAGCACGAGGCGCTGGAGCTGCGGGACGGCGATCCCAAAATGTTCGGCGGCAAGGGGGTCAAAAAGGCGGTGGACAATGTCAATAAAATCATCGCCCCGGCTTTGACGGGAATGGACGCCCGGGAGCAGGTGAAAATAGACCGGACCATGATTGAACTGGACGGCACTCCGGCCAAATCAAAACTGGGAGCCAATGCCGTGCTGGGCGTTTCCCTGGCCGCGGCCCACGCCGCCGCCTCATCTTCCGGCCTGCCCCTTTACCGTTATCTGGGCGGGGCCAACGCCAAGACCCTGCCGGTGCCGATGATGAATTTTTTGAACGGCGGCAAGCATGCCGGCTGGAACATCGAGATGCAGGAGTTCATGATCGTCCCGGCCGGGGCCAAAAGCTTTTCCCAGGCCATTCAGATGGCCTCGGAGACTTTTGCCGCCCTCACCAAAATACTGCATAAAAAGGGCTACCCGGTAACGGTGGGCGACGAGGGCGGCTTTGCCCCGCCTTTGAAATCCAACGAAGAAGCCCTGCAGTTTTTAGTGGAGGCCATCGGTCAGGCCGGTTACAAACCGGGAGGCGAGATCTTCCTGGCCATGGACCCTGCTTCCAGCGAGTTTTTCAAGGATGGGTCGTACCAGGTGGGCGGGAAGAAACTGAGCCCGGCCGAGATGGTGGAGCTTTACTCCTCCTTCGCTTCCAAGTACCCCCTGATCTCTCTGGAGGACGGGCTGGCCGAGGACGACTGGGACGGCTGGAAACTCTTGACCGAAAAGCTGGGGAAAAATATCCAGCTGATCGGCGACGACCTGTTCGTCACCAACGTCAAACGGCTGCAGACGGGGCTGGAGAAGGGGGTGGCCAACTCCATCCTGATCAAGTTCAACCAAATCGGCTCCCTGACCGAAACTTTGGACTGCATCAGCCTGGCCCGGGCCAACCGCTACACCACCGTGATCTCGCACCGCTCGGGCGAAACCGAGGACACTACCATCTCCCAGGTGGCGGTGGCGACTAATGCCGGACAGATCAAGACCGGCTCCATCTCCCGCAGCGAGCGGGTGGCCAAATACAACCAGCTGCTGAGGATCGAAGAGGAACTGGGCGGATCCGCCGTCTACCCCGGACAGTCCGCTTTTAAACAGTAA